The Streptomyces sp. NBC_00569 genomic sequence CGCGCCGCGCTCCACGGTCGTGCAGCCGGGACCCGTGCACACCGGTCTCACCGAGGACCCCGAGGCCGAGGCCGACAGGCTTCTCGACCTCCTGGTGAGGTGACCTCGCGGCAGCCCCTTCGCGGTGAGTGATCAGGCGCACCCGATGGGTACGTTGACACCGGGTGCCAGGACTTCTAGCGTCACGTCCACAGGGTACTAAGCGGTCGCTCACCGAGTTGGACGTGAGGGCCGCACTCTAGGGCGAGGAGACCGAAGAGCATGTCCACCACTGAGCAGCGCGTCGCGATCGTCACCGGTGCCGCACGCGGCATCGGCGCCGCTACCGCCGTACGTCTGGCCGCCGAGGGTCGCGCCGTAGCCGTGATCGACCTCGACGAGGCCGCTTGCAAGGACACCGTCGAGCAGATCACCAGCGCCGGTGGCAAGGCCCTCGCGGTCGGCTGCGACGTCGCCGACGAGGCGCAGGTCGAGGCCGCGGTCGCGCGCATCGCCGAGGAGCTCGGCGCGCCGACGATCCTCGTCAACAACGCGGGCGTGCTCCGCGACAACCTGCTGTTCAAGATGAGCGCCCTGGACTGGGACACCGTCATGAACGTCCACCTGCGCGGCGCGTTCCTGATGTCGAAGGCCGTCCAGAAGCACATGGTGGACGCCAAGTTCGGCCGCATCGTCAACCTGTCCTCGTCGTCGGCGCTCGGCAACCGCGGCCAGGTCAACTACTCGGCGGCCAAGGCCGGCCTCCAGGGCTTCACCAAGACCCTCGCCAAGGAGCTCGGCAAGTTCGGCGTCACCGCGAACGCCGTCGCCCCCGGCTTCATCGTCACCGAGATGACGGCCGCCACCGCCGCCCGCGTCGGCATGGGCTTCGAGGAGTTCCAGGCCGCCGCGGCCACGCAGATCCCGGTCCAGCGCGTGGGCAAGCCCGACGACATCGCCAACGCCATCGCCTTCTTCACCGGCGAGGCGGCCGGATTCGTCTCCGGCCAGGTCATGTACGTCGCCGGCGGACCGCTCAACTAGGGCCGGGGGGAAACGGACAT encodes the following:
- the fabG gene encoding 3-oxoacyl-ACP reductase FabG, with product MSTTEQRVAIVTGAARGIGAATAVRLAAEGRAVAVIDLDEAACKDTVEQITSAGGKALAVGCDVADEAQVEAAVARIAEELGAPTILVNNAGVLRDNLLFKMSALDWDTVMNVHLRGAFLMSKAVQKHMVDAKFGRIVNLSSSSALGNRGQVNYSAAKAGLQGFTKTLAKELGKFGVTANAVAPGFIVTEMTAATAARVGMGFEEFQAAAATQIPVQRVGKPDDIANAIAFFTGEAAGFVSGQVMYVAGGPLN